The DNA region cttattttaatcttgttcttttttattcccacctgtattttaaatgtaatgtattgcataaatatttacactCCCTAAATTTGATCACATTCCAGCCAGAAACATTGACTTTCTGTGGCAGTTCAGCACAAAGCAGCTCATGATTGTAAAGGGAAATAATAATTATAGATggttgtcaaatatttttacaaattatcaTCTGAAGCCCTCAGAACAATTATTGGTTGGGATCGTCAAAATCCAGACTTTACGAAAGAGcggcaagaaaaaaacatttatcgtGTGAAGTCTCATCTGCAGTTTGTAAAAAAGCCATGTGTGGAGTGGTGAAAACGTGGAACACGGTATTCTGATCAGATGGgatcaaatatttactttttgtcttCCATTCAAAACACTGTGCGGAAGATATCCAGGAATGCACCCTAAACAACATGCCTATAGTGGATGGTGGAGaaagcagcatcatgatgtggtaATGCTGTGCTGGacataaatgtgacaaatggatggagctaaatgctGGATAATGACACTAAACACATAGCCAGAAATAGAATGGAATGGCTTTTGTCAAAGCTTTCATGTgcgagtggcccagtcaaagttcagacttagATCCAATAGGTTCACATTCACTCTACATCCAAAATGGCTGTGCTTAAAGAATGGGTGAAATATGCACAGTGtcaaattttttagatttttatttgtagaaatatgCTAATTTCCCCTAATCTTTACAATTATGAACtacacataaaatccaaataaagtatgttaaagtttgtagttgcaatgtgacaaaaagcaaaaagcttAAGGGCTTCACTACTTTCATAAGTAAACATATATACATAGTATTTAAAGTTGTTTCAGTCTAAAAGCTTGTAAGTTCCAAAAGGTAATTTACTCATCCACTACAGCTTATGTCTTATCAGAAACTGACAATGTACTTTGTACTGCACTAACCTGTACAAGCGGTGCCAGGTAGCCTCCAAACCCAGACTAATCTAATCAATTAAGGCTTCCTGGAGGGCTTAAATGCTTTATATACccattaaaatctgaatttaatcgCACCTGAGCAGCATTGTTCAGCGAAGACTCCTGTCCTTATCTTTAAATCAAGAGTAAATCAACTCTACGGCTACTTCAGGGTCCTTGAAGAAGCTCAGGAAAACGTATTCTCccccaaagaaaacaaacaacttacCGCTAAGAGAGCTCCGCAGAAGACAGGCTGTGATCACCAggagaacaacaacaaaccagCCAGAGTTTAACATCTTTTCCATCAACAATATTTTGGTAGCGCAGCGGCAACAGGCTGAGAAAAGTTATCAAATACACGCAGACTGCGTTGGTTCAACTCCGAGAAAGGACAACATTCCCCAGAGGAGAGGGTTTAACGCTGTCTGAGTGGAGCTGTTGACTGAAGGGCTAGATAGCTGGAGAGAAAAGTTCAGAGTTTGGGACGTCACCGCAGATGTGGCCCACAAAGGCGGGACTGAGGAGCCGCTGAACACAGGAGGAACTAAAAATAGTGAAGCTACACAGACTCCATCATTTTGTCCGTCAAAAGCTTTAGTATATacttaattttaacttttgctCCTTTCCCTGACAGTTACTAAACACATTAAAGCCAATAAAACTCTGCGCTCAACTGCTCCACCACGTGGCCACTTTCAGATGACAACCTTGGTTTTTCCGTCTCCCcgcatttaaatgtttaaatgtccCTCGCTGTCAGACTTTATGGACTTTCCTCCGATTCTTATAAGTTGCTGACATTAATTGTATTTCAGTCTAaagaacagctaaaaaaaaaaaacatacaccaaattttacaaataaatgttattttaagttttgaagAAGTAGTAATGCAtcgttagttttattttttagaagaaaacaatgtaattttttccctaaaagCGATTATTTTCGTCTAAAacaaattttggaaaaaagagGTGGTGATTTCCCcccataaataaatttttattttcgtAATTATTGTCACGTTAAAATTAGTTATTAGcagagtttattattattattattattattattattattattattattattattattattattattattattattattattattattatcatcagaGGTGCATTTGCATTTAGCTCCCCTGAGTCAGTAATTTGGAGACAGACAAACTTTGAAAGACTTTCAAAATGGCTTCAGCTGAGTCAAACTACACAAGGAATGCCTGAAAACGTTACTTTTTAGAGCTTGCCACTGGCTCTCAATGGGAtttagctctggactttgactcgGCCATCCTATCACATGAattctttgatttaaattgtGTCATGGTATCTCCAGCTGGATTTTAGAgttatttttctgctggaagTTGATTCTTCACCCAGATATCAGTATTTTGCAACTCATAGCAGCTTTTTGTCCAGGATTGTTCTGTATTTAGCTTCGTCCATCTTCCCATCATCTCTGACCAACTTTCTGTCAAAGAAAACCAAGTATCTAAAAACTGCACTCAATtaaaagtagcactacttcaacatccatccatccatccattttctgttcacccttgtcccttagtggggtcaggaaggttgctggtgcccatctccggGCGAGaagcagggtacaccctggacaggtcgccagtctgtcgcagggcaatgcagagacatacaggacacacaaccattcacgcacacactcacacctagggagaatttagagagaccaattaacctgacagtcatgtttttggactgtgggaggaagccggagaacccagagagaacccacgcatgcacagggagaacatgcaaactccatgcagaaagaccccgggccgggaatcgaacccaggaccttcttgctgcaaggcaacagtgctatcAACTGTGACACTTTGCAGctcactacttcaacatatttactCAAGTAATAGTAAAGTAATTACTCGAATAAGACTAAAAcagtatttgataaaaaaataaaataaaatttaaaaaagctacTCAAATACGGAGTAACcgatcaaaacatcaatcatttaatattgaaaatttgcatcaccaaaatacaaagtcatgtggaaattttggtatttcaaAGATCAGAATGAAATAATGCATATAAATAacatacaaaataacaaaaatcaggcaaaataaacatttttccaaatcagtttctttctatataaaactttaacagacaCTGCAGATGTGTGTCAGTGTCTGGAGaatttttgatttaaacaaaaagtgaGATTACTGGTAcagtatccagaaattttactcaggAGTAGCagtacttcataataaaagtCAAGTAATAGTACAAAGTAGTacttggaaaagtttttttttttttcgataggttactcaagtaaatgtaactaattaccaCCTAACTTTGTCCccacagcatgctgctgccaccaccttgtATCTCAGTAAGATCAGTTTTGGACTCATGTCATCAGAGCACCTTCCTCCTCATATGAATCCCCCATTTTCTGTGGACAGCTGTTATTGTGGATtgatgcagctcctccagtctTACCCCAGCTCTgtcagttttcttttagttttctgaaacaaatatcTGAAGCCTTCACACAACAGGCATCTTTACTCTGACATTAAATTCGACGATACTGGACTCTGTTACTTAGCTGACTTCTCagtgcactggattttatttagcaatATGAAAGTAAAGGgggactgaaaacaaatgcaagctatacttttcagatttttacttctAAAACTATAAAACCAAGATTTTTACTTCTTTGTGTTCATTTATCAGATACAATCCTGATAATGCTGTTTTAAGTCGAGTTTTAAGTCTAACCATGACAAATTTAACAAATCTCTGAGGGATTTAAATACCTTTGCAAGGCATTGTAGATCTGATAAACGAGAAGGTTCATGAATAATGAATTGCTGGTATTTCATTGTAGACTTGCATGGTTTTTGATCTGACAGAGAAGAAATCCATCATATGTCAGAGGATTACATTGATGTTTTAGATAGTAACCTATAAAAATAGTAAGTATTTAACAGTGGAGCGTCATATACAGAGTTATGACAACAAGAAAGGAATCccattaaaatcaaaacattccCTAACCTCCAGAGGTCCTTCATGTCCAGATATTTTTGTCCCTTTCTGTCTTCAGGTTATCTCCTGCTCATCCTTACGTTGCAGATCCTGTTGTGATACGGGAGCCATGTTCACTCCAGTATGTGCGTCTTTATTGTTGGATCTCAAGTTGCTATTCACTGCATTTTCGGAGCAGCAGGCCTTCAAATGATAAATGTTGGCCTTGCTTTTACGGCATCCCATTGCGTTCATGAGCTGATAGGCGTCCTTTCTGAAGGCCTTTGTGAAAATAGCATACAGGAAGGGGTTGGCGCATGAGTTGATGGGGAAGAAGAGGACCAACAGAATCTTGGAGTTGGTGACAGTAATGAGAGGAAACTTAAAGGCAGCAGAAATAGCAAAGAAGGAGATGGGCGCCATGCAGAGGAAGTCGGTGAAGATGAGCACAGCCATTCGTTTTGCTATCCTGGTGTCCGCGCTTCTCTCAGGGACCTCTGGGTTCTTCACAGCCAAGTAAATAAGCACATAGCAAACGCACACGACGATGAAGGCCCCCACATTGAGGagcaggatgatgatgatgaaagtCTGCGCTAGAGGGGTCTCTATGTCCATGGGTAAGCACATGCTGACTTTGGTGTAGCTGCTGACGCCAACCAGGGGTAGCATCCCCATCCCCAGACACAGAAACCAACCCGCTGCCATTATACCTGCAGCCTTTGTCAGGACCAGATGGCGCTTTACATGCAGAGCGTTGGTGATGGTGTGCCAGCGCTCCAAGGTGATGGTGGACAGCGTGTAAACTGACAGCTCGCCGccaaacacagacaggaagCCTGCAGCATTACAGCCAGGTCCGGTTTGCCACTCGATGGCGTGTTGACTGTAATGACCACGAGTCCTCAGGTCTACCGTAGCGATCACCAGAAGATAGACACCGATGCAGAGGTCAGCAAAGGCCAGGTGGCACATGAGGAAGCGAGGCACGGTTAGCTTGTTTCGGCTGCTAAAGAAAACCAGCAGCACCATCAGGTTGCCTGTGATAGCAAGTATGTTGATGAACCAAATAGCAACTCTGAGAAAACTGAACCCAGCAAGGTCCTCGCAGGGATTGAAGGCGTCCTCTTCAGGGGTGCAGATGATTGAGCGGCAGAAGTCCACCAGCTGAGAATAGAGATCATCCACATCTTGGAAGGCGGTGTCTTGCAGGTCAGAGTCAGAATAAAACGACCAACCCCCTAGCGGAGGTGTGTCACCTGTGCCTCCAATAACCCTCTGAAATCTGTA from Gambusia affinis linkage group LG13, SWU_Gaff_1.0, whole genome shotgun sequence includes:
- the lhcgr gene encoding LOW QUALITY PROTEIN: lutropin-choriogonadotropic hormone receptor (The sequence of the model RefSeq protein was modified relative to this genomic sequence to represent the inferred CDS: inserted 2 bases in 1 codon); translated protein: MRTPLPVFSLLLVSFFYECTXVCPRICRCSSETIRCKLTAEAGKDQRNKRLFLYHLSFKTISSHSFEDLRGVQRIAIAQSVTLETIEALAFSNLLNLSEISIQNARSLMHIDRRAFNNLPNLRLLSILNTGITLFPDVTSITSFKSDFILEICDNIHLLEVPPNAFTGMTEGYATLNLYNNGIRGIHNHAFNGTKIDKLVLKNNRNLEIIHRDAFQGATGPEVLDVSATALRRLPAHGLESVLVLFAQSAYDLKRLPPLKGMGSLREAHLTYNSHCCALLSWSPHRDFSTKAPWDNFSTSCKEGNPSARFQRVIGGTGDTPPLGGWSFYSDSDLQDTAFQDVDDLYSQLVDFCRSIICTPEEDAFNPCEDLAGFSFLRVAIWFINILAITGNLMVLLVFFSSRNKLTVPRFLMCHLAFADLCIGVYLLVIATVDLRTRGHYSQHAIEWQTGPGCNAAGFLSVFGGELSVYTLSTITLERWHTITNALHVKRHLVLTKAAGIMAAGWFLCLGMGMLPLVGVSSYTKVSMCLPMDIETPLAQTFIIIILLLNVGAFIVVCVCYVLIYLAVKNPEVPERSADTRIAKRMAVLIFTDFLCMAPISFFAISAAFKFPLITVTNSKILLVLFFPINSCANPFLYAIFTKAFRKDAYQLMNAMGCRKSKANIYHLKACCSENAVNSNLRSNNKDAHTGVNMAPVSQQDLQRKDEQEIT